The following are encoded in a window of Rissa tridactyla isolate bRisTri1 chromosome 3, bRisTri1.patW.cur.20221130, whole genome shotgun sequence genomic DNA:
- the PPP1R21 gene encoding protein phosphatase 1 regulatory subunit 21 isoform X1, which translates to MAAAAELQGKYQKLAQEYSKLRAQNQVLKKGVVDEQANSASLKEQVKMKDQSLRKLQQEMDSLTFRNQQLAKRVELLQDELALSEARGKKNKKSAESSCQLSQEQKSVFNEDLQKKIEENERLHILFFEADEQHKRLEAELRTRLEVLETDAAQHQAVVDSLTRKYTDTIEKLQNDKAKLEIKSQTLEREAKDCRLRTEECQQQLKNLQSALGSRLEESLCIINEKVPFNDTRSNRYNALNVPLHNRRYQLKLRDLAGQALAFVQELVTALLNFHTYTEQKVQIFPIDSATDTISPLNQKFSQYLHENASYVRPLEEGMLHLFESITEDTVTVLVRFLIFSIEKDFHRAKILMWCFSFQETAVKLKAFSENLASYLCFLRKILPYQLKSLEEECESSLCTAALRARNMELHRDMKRLTAVFEKLHTYISLLALPSTKSEGLLRTNYNFVFTNIATSLHGFHDILKDISKHYSQKATLEQDLPTATQKLITTNDCILSSLVALTNGVGKIASFFSNNLDHFTTSLSYGPKAGTEFISPLSAECMLQYKKKAVAYMKSLKKPCADSVPYEEALANRRVLLSSTESREGLAQQVQQSLEKIAKLEQEKEHWMLEAQLAKIKLEKENQKLKNSLSGHLTEAIQERSVLPNVAEQKKETTEKSPREPIKSTSLIGMLTITTDDEKAPDVESREDLIKNHYMARIAELTSHLQLADSKSVHFHAECRALAKRLSLAEKSKESLTEELKLASQNISRLQDELMTTKRSYEDQLSMMSDHLCSMNETLTKQREEIDTLKMTSKGNSKKNKNR; encoded by the exons ATGGCGGCGGCCGCCGAGCTGCAGGGGAAGTACCAGAAGCTGGCCCAGGAGTACTCCAAG ctTCGAGCTCAGAACCAAGTACTGAAAAAAGGGGTTGTAGATGAGCAAGCAAACTCTGCTTCTCTGAAG GAGCAAGTGAAGATGAAGGATCAGTCACTGAGGAAACTGCAACAAGAAATGGACAGCTTGACCTTTCGAAATCAGCAACTTGCCAAGCGGGTGGAGTTACTTCAAGATGAACTTGCATTAAGTGAAGCTAGGGGCAAGAAGAACAAG aaaagtgcAGAATCCTCATGTCAGTTGAGTCAAGAGCAGAAAAGCGTCTTCAATGAAGATCTTCAGAAGAAGATAGAAGAGAATGAGCGACTACATATACTT ttctttgaagCAGATGAGCAGCACAAACGTTTAGAAGCGGAGCTGAGAACTAGGCTTGAGGTTTTGGAAACTGATGCTGCCCAGCATCAAGCTGTGGTGGACAGTTTAACAAGGAAATACACGGACACCATAGAAAAACTGCAGAATGACAAAGCCAAATTAGAA ATCAAGTCTCAGACACTAGAAAGAGAAGCTAAGGACTGTAGGCTTCGAACTGAAGAATG CCAGCAACAGTTAAAGAATCTTCAATCAGCTTTGGGCAGTAGACTGGAAGAATCTCTATGCATAATCAATGAAAAAGTACCTTTTAATGACACAA GATCTAATCGATACAATGCTCTGAACGTACCGCTACACAACAGAAGATACCAG CTGAAGTTGCGAGACCTTGCTGGCCAGGCGCTGGCTTTTGTTCAAGAACTTGTAACAGCTCTTCTGAACTTCCATACGTACACTGAGCAGAAGGTGCAGATCTTTCCCATTGATTCTGCAACAGACACTATATCACCGTTAAATCAGAAG TTCTCACAGTATCTTCATGAAAATGCTTCGTATGTTCGCCCTCTGGAGGAAGGAATGCTTCACTTGTTTGAGAGTATTACAGAGGATACTGTGACAGTCCTGGTAAGATTTCTTATTTTTAGTATTGAAAAAGATTTTCACAGAGCAAAAATACTCATGTGGTGTTTTTCCTTCCAGGAAACAGCTGTGAAACTGAAGGCCTTCTCAGAAAACTTAGCTTCCTACTTATGCTTTTTAAGAAAGATTCTTCCGTATCAGTTAAAAAG TTTGGAAGAAGAGTGTGAGTCTTCTCTTTGCACAGCTGCTTTAAGAGCTAGAAATATGGAGCTACATAGAGACATGAAAAGGTTGACTGCAGTCTTTGAGAAGCTACATACATACATTAGTCTTCTTGCGTTACCAA GTACAAAATCAGAAGGACTTCTTAGGACAAATTACAACTTTGTGTTTACAAACATTGCTACAAGTCTTCATGGATTTCATGATATCTTAAAAG acaTTTCCAAGCACTACAGTCAGAAAGCTACTTTAGAACAAGACCTTCCAACTGCAACACAGAAACTAATAACTACAAATGACTGTATTTTATCCTCTCTTGTGGCTTTAACAAATGGAGTGGGCAAG ATTGCCTCGTTCTTTAGCAACAACTTGGATCATTTCACTACTTCGTTGAGCTATGGCCCTAAAGCAGGAACAGAGTTCATCAGCCCTCTTTCAGCTGAGTGTATGCTGCAGTACAAGAAAAAGGCGGTTGCTTACATGAAGTCTTTGAAGAAG CCTTGTGCGGATTCAGTGCCTTATGAAGAGGCTTTAGCTAATCGCAGAGTTCTTCTGAGCTccacagaaagcagagaaggaCTTGCACAACAG GTCCAGCAGAGTTTGGAGAAAATTGCAAAACttgaacaagaaaaagaacactGGATGTTGGAGGCCCAGCTAGCTAAAATAAAgctagagaaagaaaaccaaaaactgaaGAACTCTCTTAGTGGACATTTAACTGAAGCTATACAAGAGCGTTCTGTTTTGCCAAATGTAGCTGAACAAAAGAAGGAAACGACAGAAAAGAGTCCAAGGGAACCTATTAAAAGTACTAGTCTG ATTGGAATGTTGACTATAACTACTGATGATGAAAAG GCTCCAGATGTTGAGTCTCGTGAAGACCTGATAAAAAACCACTATATGGCAAGGATAGCAGAACTTACGTCTCATCTGCAGCTTGCTGACAGCAAATCAGTACACTTCCATGCTGAG TGTCGAGCACTTGCCAAAAGACTGTCTCTAGCAGAGAAGTCCAAGGAATCGCTTACAGAAGAGTTGAAACTAGCCAGTCAAAACATCAGTAGGTTACAG GACGAATTGATGACAACAAAGAGAAGTTACGAGGATCAGTTAAGTATGATGAGTGACCATCTCTGCAGTATGAATGAAACCTTAACTAAACAAAGGGAAGAAATTGATACACTAAAGATGACTAGTAAG GGAAAttctaaaaagaacaaaaatcgaTAG
- the PPP1R21 gene encoding protein phosphatase 1 regulatory subunit 21 isoform X2 — protein MAAAAELQGKYQKLAQEYSKLRAQNQVLKKGVVDEQANSASLKEQVKMKDQSLRKLQQEMDSLTFRNQQLAKRVELLQDELALSEARGKKNKKSAESSCQLSQEQKSVFNEDLQKKIEENERLHILFFEADEQHKRLEAELRTRLEVLETDAAQHQAVVDSLTRKYTDTIEKLQNDKAKLEIKSQTLEREAKDCRLRTEECQQQLKNLQSALGSRLEESLCIINEKVPFNDTRSNRYNALNVPLHNRRYQLKLRDLAGQALAFVQELVTALLNFHTYTEQKVQIFPIDSATDTISPLNQKFSQYLHENASYVRPLEEGMLHLFESITEDTVTVLETAVKLKAFSENLASYLCFLRKILPYQLKSLEEECESSLCTAALRARNMELHRDMKRLTAVFEKLHTYISLLALPSTKSEGLLRTNYNFVFTNIATSLHGFHDILKDISKHYSQKATLEQDLPTATQKLITTNDCILSSLVALTNGVGKIASFFSNNLDHFTTSLSYGPKAGTEFISPLSAECMLQYKKKAVAYMKSLKKPCADSVPYEEALANRRVLLSSTESREGLAQQVQQSLEKIAKLEQEKEHWMLEAQLAKIKLEKENQKLKNSLSGHLTEAIQERSVLPNVAEQKKETTEKSPREPIKSTSLIGMLTITTDDEKAPDVESREDLIKNHYMARIAELTSHLQLADSKSVHFHAECRALAKRLSLAEKSKESLTEELKLASQNISRLQDELMTTKRSYEDQLSMMSDHLCSMNETLTKQREEIDTLKMTSKGNSKKNKNR, from the exons ATGGCGGCGGCCGCCGAGCTGCAGGGGAAGTACCAGAAGCTGGCCCAGGAGTACTCCAAG ctTCGAGCTCAGAACCAAGTACTGAAAAAAGGGGTTGTAGATGAGCAAGCAAACTCTGCTTCTCTGAAG GAGCAAGTGAAGATGAAGGATCAGTCACTGAGGAAACTGCAACAAGAAATGGACAGCTTGACCTTTCGAAATCAGCAACTTGCCAAGCGGGTGGAGTTACTTCAAGATGAACTTGCATTAAGTGAAGCTAGGGGCAAGAAGAACAAG aaaagtgcAGAATCCTCATGTCAGTTGAGTCAAGAGCAGAAAAGCGTCTTCAATGAAGATCTTCAGAAGAAGATAGAAGAGAATGAGCGACTACATATACTT ttctttgaagCAGATGAGCAGCACAAACGTTTAGAAGCGGAGCTGAGAACTAGGCTTGAGGTTTTGGAAACTGATGCTGCCCAGCATCAAGCTGTGGTGGACAGTTTAACAAGGAAATACACGGACACCATAGAAAAACTGCAGAATGACAAAGCCAAATTAGAA ATCAAGTCTCAGACACTAGAAAGAGAAGCTAAGGACTGTAGGCTTCGAACTGAAGAATG CCAGCAACAGTTAAAGAATCTTCAATCAGCTTTGGGCAGTAGACTGGAAGAATCTCTATGCATAATCAATGAAAAAGTACCTTTTAATGACACAA GATCTAATCGATACAATGCTCTGAACGTACCGCTACACAACAGAAGATACCAG CTGAAGTTGCGAGACCTTGCTGGCCAGGCGCTGGCTTTTGTTCAAGAACTTGTAACAGCTCTTCTGAACTTCCATACGTACACTGAGCAGAAGGTGCAGATCTTTCCCATTGATTCTGCAACAGACACTATATCACCGTTAAATCAGAAG TTCTCACAGTATCTTCATGAAAATGCTTCGTATGTTCGCCCTCTGGAGGAAGGAATGCTTCACTTGTTTGAGAGTATTACAGAGGATACTGTGACAGTCCTG GAAACAGCTGTGAAACTGAAGGCCTTCTCAGAAAACTTAGCTTCCTACTTATGCTTTTTAAGAAAGATTCTTCCGTATCAGTTAAAAAG TTTGGAAGAAGAGTGTGAGTCTTCTCTTTGCACAGCTGCTTTAAGAGCTAGAAATATGGAGCTACATAGAGACATGAAAAGGTTGACTGCAGTCTTTGAGAAGCTACATACATACATTAGTCTTCTTGCGTTACCAA GTACAAAATCAGAAGGACTTCTTAGGACAAATTACAACTTTGTGTTTACAAACATTGCTACAAGTCTTCATGGATTTCATGATATCTTAAAAG acaTTTCCAAGCACTACAGTCAGAAAGCTACTTTAGAACAAGACCTTCCAACTGCAACACAGAAACTAATAACTACAAATGACTGTATTTTATCCTCTCTTGTGGCTTTAACAAATGGAGTGGGCAAG ATTGCCTCGTTCTTTAGCAACAACTTGGATCATTTCACTACTTCGTTGAGCTATGGCCCTAAAGCAGGAACAGAGTTCATCAGCCCTCTTTCAGCTGAGTGTATGCTGCAGTACAAGAAAAAGGCGGTTGCTTACATGAAGTCTTTGAAGAAG CCTTGTGCGGATTCAGTGCCTTATGAAGAGGCTTTAGCTAATCGCAGAGTTCTTCTGAGCTccacagaaagcagagaaggaCTTGCACAACAG GTCCAGCAGAGTTTGGAGAAAATTGCAAAACttgaacaagaaaaagaacactGGATGTTGGAGGCCCAGCTAGCTAAAATAAAgctagagaaagaaaaccaaaaactgaaGAACTCTCTTAGTGGACATTTAACTGAAGCTATACAAGAGCGTTCTGTTTTGCCAAATGTAGCTGAACAAAAGAAGGAAACGACAGAAAAGAGTCCAAGGGAACCTATTAAAAGTACTAGTCTG ATTGGAATGTTGACTATAACTACTGATGATGAAAAG GCTCCAGATGTTGAGTCTCGTGAAGACCTGATAAAAAACCACTATATGGCAAGGATAGCAGAACTTACGTCTCATCTGCAGCTTGCTGACAGCAAATCAGTACACTTCCATGCTGAG TGTCGAGCACTTGCCAAAAGACTGTCTCTAGCAGAGAAGTCCAAGGAATCGCTTACAGAAGAGTTGAAACTAGCCAGTCAAAACATCAGTAGGTTACAG GACGAATTGATGACAACAAAGAGAAGTTACGAGGATCAGTTAAGTATGATGAGTGACCATCTCTGCAGTATGAATGAAACCTTAACTAAACAAAGGGAAGAAATTGATACACTAAAGATGACTAGTAAG GGAAAttctaaaaagaacaaaaatcgaTAG
- the PPP1R21 gene encoding protein phosphatase 1 regulatory subunit 21 isoform X3: MAAAAELQGKYQKLAQEYSKLRAQNQVLKKGVVDEQANSASLKEQVKMKDQSLRKLQQEMDSLTFRNQQLAKRVELLQDELALSEARGKKNKKSAESSCQLSQEQKSVFNEDLQKKIEENERLHILFFEADEQHKRLEAELRTRLEVLETDAAQHQAVVDSLTRKYTDTIEKLQNDKAKLEIKSQTLEREAKDCRLRTEECQQQLKNLQSALGSRLEESLCIINEKVPFNDTRSNRYNALNVPLHNRRYQLKLRDLAGQALAFVQELVTALLNFHTYTEQKVQIFPIDSATDTISPLNQKFSQYLHENASYVRPLEEGMLHLFESITEDTVTVLVRFLIFSIEKDFHRAKILMWCFSFQETAVKLKAFSENLASYLCFLRKILPYQLKSLEEECESSLCTAALRARNMELHRDMKRLTAVFEKLHTYISLLALPSTKSEGLLRTNYNFVFTNIATSLHGFHDILKDISKHYSQKATLEQDLPTATQKLITTNDCILSSLVALTNGVGKIASFFSNNLDHFTTSLSYGPKAGTEFISPLSAECMLQYKKKAVAYMKSLKKPCADSVPYEEALANRRVLLSSTESREGLAQQVQQSLEKIAKLEQEKEHWMLEAQLAKIKLEKENQKLKNSLSGHLTEAIQERSVLPNVAEQKKETTEKSPREPIKSTSLIGMLTITTDDEKVICFKHH, translated from the exons ATGGCGGCGGCCGCCGAGCTGCAGGGGAAGTACCAGAAGCTGGCCCAGGAGTACTCCAAG ctTCGAGCTCAGAACCAAGTACTGAAAAAAGGGGTTGTAGATGAGCAAGCAAACTCTGCTTCTCTGAAG GAGCAAGTGAAGATGAAGGATCAGTCACTGAGGAAACTGCAACAAGAAATGGACAGCTTGACCTTTCGAAATCAGCAACTTGCCAAGCGGGTGGAGTTACTTCAAGATGAACTTGCATTAAGTGAAGCTAGGGGCAAGAAGAACAAG aaaagtgcAGAATCCTCATGTCAGTTGAGTCAAGAGCAGAAAAGCGTCTTCAATGAAGATCTTCAGAAGAAGATAGAAGAGAATGAGCGACTACATATACTT ttctttgaagCAGATGAGCAGCACAAACGTTTAGAAGCGGAGCTGAGAACTAGGCTTGAGGTTTTGGAAACTGATGCTGCCCAGCATCAAGCTGTGGTGGACAGTTTAACAAGGAAATACACGGACACCATAGAAAAACTGCAGAATGACAAAGCCAAATTAGAA ATCAAGTCTCAGACACTAGAAAGAGAAGCTAAGGACTGTAGGCTTCGAACTGAAGAATG CCAGCAACAGTTAAAGAATCTTCAATCAGCTTTGGGCAGTAGACTGGAAGAATCTCTATGCATAATCAATGAAAAAGTACCTTTTAATGACACAA GATCTAATCGATACAATGCTCTGAACGTACCGCTACACAACAGAAGATACCAG CTGAAGTTGCGAGACCTTGCTGGCCAGGCGCTGGCTTTTGTTCAAGAACTTGTAACAGCTCTTCTGAACTTCCATACGTACACTGAGCAGAAGGTGCAGATCTTTCCCATTGATTCTGCAACAGACACTATATCACCGTTAAATCAGAAG TTCTCACAGTATCTTCATGAAAATGCTTCGTATGTTCGCCCTCTGGAGGAAGGAATGCTTCACTTGTTTGAGAGTATTACAGAGGATACTGTGACAGTCCTGGTAAGATTTCTTATTTTTAGTATTGAAAAAGATTTTCACAGAGCAAAAATACTCATGTGGTGTTTTTCCTTCCAGGAAACAGCTGTGAAACTGAAGGCCTTCTCAGAAAACTTAGCTTCCTACTTATGCTTTTTAAGAAAGATTCTTCCGTATCAGTTAAAAAG TTTGGAAGAAGAGTGTGAGTCTTCTCTTTGCACAGCTGCTTTAAGAGCTAGAAATATGGAGCTACATAGAGACATGAAAAGGTTGACTGCAGTCTTTGAGAAGCTACATACATACATTAGTCTTCTTGCGTTACCAA GTACAAAATCAGAAGGACTTCTTAGGACAAATTACAACTTTGTGTTTACAAACATTGCTACAAGTCTTCATGGATTTCATGATATCTTAAAAG acaTTTCCAAGCACTACAGTCAGAAAGCTACTTTAGAACAAGACCTTCCAACTGCAACACAGAAACTAATAACTACAAATGACTGTATTTTATCCTCTCTTGTGGCTTTAACAAATGGAGTGGGCAAG ATTGCCTCGTTCTTTAGCAACAACTTGGATCATTTCACTACTTCGTTGAGCTATGGCCCTAAAGCAGGAACAGAGTTCATCAGCCCTCTTTCAGCTGAGTGTATGCTGCAGTACAAGAAAAAGGCGGTTGCTTACATGAAGTCTTTGAAGAAG CCTTGTGCGGATTCAGTGCCTTATGAAGAGGCTTTAGCTAATCGCAGAGTTCTTCTGAGCTccacagaaagcagagaaggaCTTGCACAACAG GTCCAGCAGAGTTTGGAGAAAATTGCAAAACttgaacaagaaaaagaacactGGATGTTGGAGGCCCAGCTAGCTAAAATAAAgctagagaaagaaaaccaaaaactgaaGAACTCTCTTAGTGGACATTTAACTGAAGCTATACAAGAGCGTTCTGTTTTGCCAAATGTAGCTGAACAAAAGAAGGAAACGACAGAAAAGAGTCCAAGGGAACCTATTAAAAGTACTAGTCTG ATTGGAATGTTGACTATAACTACTGATGATGAAAAGGTAATCTGTTTTAAACATCATTGA